The genomic interval CAAAGATTGAATATCGCTTGAAAATACGAGGTCTTGAACACGCTGCAAATCCTGCTCTGAAATTTCCTGGGTACGGTCATATCCCGTTTTTAACTCCTGGATACGCTCTGTACTAATATCGAAACCCAATACCGAATATTTCCGGCTAAACTCTACTGCCAACGGCAATCCAACATAACCAAGACCAATAATTGCAATTTTCCTTGCGTCCACTTCTGACAACATTACTGTAAATTTTATAAGAGGACATAAAACTATACATATTAATCCTGATCAGAAAATTTTGACAGGATCGCACAAAAGAAACTAAGAATTGATTTTGTTGACAGATTTAAAAGCACGCTTCATAAGTTCTAAATATTGGAACTTTAATTATCTTTACTTCTAATATGAGAATATTTTCCAGAAATACACTCCAAGAGTTTTGGACAACACATAGCGATTCAAAAACAGGTCTTTTGAGTTGGTATGATAAAATGAGCAAATCAGAAAATACTCCACAAGAAATAATTGCCGACTTTAAAGGTGCTGATTATGTTGGTAATGAAAGAATAGTATTTAATATTGCCCGCAATAAATACAGGCTAATTGTTTCCTTCAATTATGAATTTAATGTCTGCTGGGTCAAATTTGTAGGAACACACAAAGAATATGACAAAGTAGATGCAAAAACTATAAAATTTTAGCCATACTTTATACAATGAAAACTTTCGAAATTAGACCCATAAAGACTGAAACTGAATACAAGGCAGCTTTGCAGGAACTCGAAAAAATCTGGAGTGCAAAACGCGATACACCAGAAGGTGATATTTTCGAATTACTCGCGTTAGTTATTGATGACTATGAATCAAAGCAATTTCCGATGCCTGCACTTGATCCGATAGAGGCTATCAAATATCAAATGGAGGAAAGAGGTTTGCATCAAAAAGACCTTCTGCCTTATTTTGGCTCAAAAAGCCGTGTGTCAGAAATCCTGAACAGAAAAAAACCACTTACTTTAAAGATGATTAAAACTTTATTTAAGGATTTCGGTATTCCCGCTGAAACTTTATTATCTTAAAAAATTTAAGCACGAAGTTAAGGAATATCATATGGCTTAAAAAAGTCTAATGTCACAAATTGTGATCTTAGACCAAACAATATTCATGCAAATTTGAGATCCTTTCCACTGTTCAATTCGCAACTAAAACCTTACTTCCCCGCATAAGGATTAACCGGGAAAACATGAATTTGAAATCCATCCTTTTTCATCGCTTCAATAACCTGTTCAGATGGCGTCCTTTTGAAAATGACCGCGCAAAGAACCTGCGACGGCATAAGCGACAATCGTGTCAGGAAATTATGCAGTGCCAGTTTGCTTTTTATCTTTTTAAATGCTGATGAAGAATCATCTGCTTTTTCGTGACCGGCCGCCGCATTATAATAATTATTGTTAATTCCTTTAAAAGCGACCATTGGTAATCCGATTCCGTTTGCCAGCTTATCAATTTCCCTCTCCGATAATTTAAAAACGTAATTACCAACTTCTTCAAAAGAATAGCGGTTCTTCCAGTATTTCTGTAATAATGTCGTGTCCCGTCGATCCAGAATATTCCTTAAAGCCAATAATAAAGGCATTTTTGAGATCGGATCATGTGGTTCAACGAGTACAACGCCTTCTTTTGCCACTCTTAGCATTTCATATACAGCCATATATGGACGTGGAAAATGATGATAGGCTTCTTTGCAAAATATATAGTCAAAGCTATTATCGGCAAAGGTTAGGTTTTCAGCATTTTCCACTGAATATTTTTCAAAAAGTCCGTGTCGCTGTGAAAGAGGTAAAAAAGTATCAGAAATATCTGTTGCTGTTACATCCAAACCTTTTTCGTAGAAAAAATTAGCGTCAAAACCATAACCATCACCCACTGTCAGCCAGCTTTTTTTCTCAGTAACCAACGGATTTACCATTGCCAGTAACCGGCTGTGTATCCAGTTGTTGATCGTTTTATTTTCAGCATCATATTTCCAATCAGCAATTGCTTTTTCCTGCGCCTCTCTGGTTGCATACTGTACTTCGTACCAGCCTGAATGGGCTTCGTGACTTTGTTTTTCCGTAGACATCGTTTTTCAATTACCTGATAATTGGATAAAGATACTTTTAACGAATAAAAATAAATAAACGTAAGAACTATTAATTTTACCTTTCAGGCTAAAAGCGCAATTGAAAATCCCGAATTCTTCACTGTGCCGGTTGCCTTGTCAAAATTCATTTTTTCTCTTAATATGATTCTTCACCTGAGTACTTTTCATTTGGAAGGAGGAGCCGGAGTTGCGGCCACACGCCTGCACCGGGCACTGCTTTATTCGGGAGAAGATTCTTACATGCTTATACCTGAAGTACAAAATCCGGAACAAGGAATAATTCCATTAGCCAATACCAAATGGAAATCCAGAATAAATTTCTTTCGTTTCGTTTCAGAAAGATTACAGTTTCTCCCTTTTGAAAAAGACAAAAGCGTGAGGTTTGCATTTTCACCAGCCGCTGCCGGTGCTGATATCAGTACTCATCCTCTTGTAATTGAAGCCGATATTATACATCTGCACTGGATCAACTTCGGGTTTCTTTCTATGGAT from Dyadobacter sp. NIV53 carries:
- a CDS encoding type II toxin-antitoxin system HigB family toxin → MRIFSRNTLQEFWTTHSDSKTGLLSWYDKMSKSENTPQEIIADFKGADYVGNERIVFNIARNKYRLIVSFNYEFNVCWVKFVGTHKEYDKVDAKTIKF
- a CDS encoding class I SAM-dependent methyltransferase; translation: MSTEKQSHEAHSGWYEVQYATREAQEKAIADWKYDAENKTINNWIHSRLLAMVNPLVTEKKSWLTVGDGYGFDANFFYEKGLDVTATDISDTFLPLSQRHGLFEKYSVENAENLTFADNSFDYIFCKEAYHHFPRPYMAVYEMLRVAKEGVVLVEPHDPISKMPLLLALRNILDRRDTTLLQKYWKNRYSFEEVGNYVFKLSEREIDKLANGIGLPMVAFKGINNNYYNAAAGHEKADDSSSAFKKIKSKLALHNFLTRLSLMPSQVLCAVIFKRTPSEQVIEAMKKDGFQIHVFPVNPYAGK
- a CDS encoding type II toxin-antitoxin system HigA family antitoxin, giving the protein MKTFEIRPIKTETEYKAALQELEKIWSAKRDTPEGDIFELLALVIDDYESKQFPMPALDPIEAIKYQMEERGLHQKDLLPYFGSKSRVSEILNRKKPLTLKMIKTLFKDFGIPAETLLS